The window AACCCACAAAATATCCTATGAACAGCGACATCATTATAAGTCCTATGCCTTCTAAGCCCATATTTTGATTTTTTGCCATATTTCCTGTTGTTATCGCGCCAAGCAAAGAAACTATTAAACCGCCTAAAATTCCCGATATTACGGCAAGCATTTTATTTCTTGTTGTTTTTTTCATTTTAGTTCTATTCCTACTGGACAATGATCAGAACCCATTATGTCGGGAAGTATGAATGCGTCTTTTAATTTTAACTTAAGTTTTTTTGATATAAGAAAGTAGTCTATTCTCCAACCTATGTTTTTTGCTCTTGCGTTAAACATGTATGACCACCAAGTATAATTATCTGGTTCTTTGTTGAGCTCTCTAAATGTATCTATAAATTGTTTTTGCAATAAATTCATGCTGTTTATTTCTGTTTGCGTATATCCTGCTGTTTTATTGTAATTATTTTTAGGATTTGCAAGATCTATTTCTTTATGTGCTACGTTAAAGTCACCACATATTATTATTGGTTTTTCTTTTTCCAGCCCAATTAAATGTTTTAAGAAGTCTTCATCCCATTTTTTTCTGTACTCAAGTCTTGTCAATCCTCTTCCACTGTTTGGTACGTACACGTTTATTAAGTAAAATTCCTTGAATTCCGCAAGTATTGTTCTTCCCTCTTTATTTGCGTCTCCATTGTGAGGAAAGTCTTTTTTTATTGAGAGTGGTTTTTCTTTTGTAAATATTGCAGTCCCTGAGTATCCTTTTTTTTCTGCAAAAGACCATATCTGTTCGTAATCTTTTAGTACTGGCAGTTCTTCATTTATTTTTGTTTCCTGTATGCAAATTATGTCTGCATTTTGTTTTTTCATTGATTCTTCAAATCCTTTTTTTATAGCCGCCCTTATTCCATTCACGTTCCAAGATATTATTTTCATTTTGGTTTTGTTAGTTCGTTGTTGTTTTTTAATATTATGGAATAATAAGTTTTAGAATTTTATGAAAAGCATTATAAATAATTAAAGACGTGCTTATTTTATGGTTGATGTTTTTTTAAATAAATATATGAATAGAAATATTTCTTTGTTGTATATTTTTTCGGGTTTGATGTGGGCTCGTTTTTATATTCCTGTTATTGCTTTGTTTTACATTGCTTCGCAAGTTTCTGTTTATGAATTTACTATCATTTTAAGTGTTTTTGCTCTTGTTACTTTGCTTTTAGAAATTCCTTCAGGTATCGTCGCTGATTTTTTAGGAAAGAAAAACACATTAATTATTTCTACTTGTTTATATTTAGCGGAATTAGTTATTGTTAGTTTCGCGAATGGTTTTTGGCCTTTCCTAGTTGCAAAGATAATAAGCGGAATAGGTGTAAGCCTGGCATCAGGAACGGGCGCGGCACTTCTTTATGATTCTTTGAAAAAGACCGGGAGAATTAAAGAACATAAAAAAATAAGTGGAATTCAGTTCACTATCAGATATGTTTCTATGGGTCTTGTGTTTACTGTAGGTGCTTTTATTTTTTCTTTTAGTGTTAAGATGCCTGCTATAATATCTATTCCTTTCATTTTTTTGGGTTTAGTCTTATTGTTTTTTATTAAAGAGCCTTTTAAGACTGTTAAGAAATTTAATTATGTTAATTCTTTGATACATTTTAAGCAAGGTTTAAAAGAGTTTAAGTTTAATGAAAATCTTAGGATTTTTGCTTTTTTTTCTTTAATTGTGGGTTCAATAATAACAATTATTCAATCGACTTCATCTCTGTTTTTTGAGAAAATAATGATTCCTGTTTCTTTGATAGGCATTATTTCTTTTATTGCAGCTATTGTTACTGCTTTTATGTCTAAGCAAAGCGATCATATTGAAAAAAATTTAAAGATGAAGCATTCTATTTATTTTATTCAATTTTTTATTTTTTTGTGTGTTTTTTTGATGAGTTTTATGTTCCCTTGGTGGGGAGTGTTTTTTTATTTGGTGCTTTGTGGCGTTAATGGATTCTTTGAAGTTATTATTAATCATTATGTTAATGAGCTTGTTGCCTCTGAAAATAGGGCAACCATGTTATCGATTAATAATTTTTTTGTGCACATTGGAATTTTTGTTTTGTATCCTGTTTTCGGGGTTTTAACTGAAAGGTTTAGTATGAGTTTGGCTTTGCTTTTGTTTGCTGTGCTGTTTTTAGTTTATAGTTTAGTTCTTAATTTTAGTTCTGATAAGTTAAGATTTGGTAAGAAAGTTTAATTATTTTACATAAATTATATATATCAACCCATCTTTAGATTAAATAGATGGTTAGGTTTTTTCATGAGCGGTCAGGGTATTGGACTAAAGAGGATGAATATATTGATGATGAAGAGGAATAGTTCTTTTTGAATAAAAACTATTATAAATATTAACTTACGAACTATAAGTTATGAATTTGTTGATTACGATAATAATAATATTAATTTTGTCTTTTTTAGCTTTATATATTTCTAAAAAAACCAAGATTTCCGGTATGGTCTCTCTTATTTTTGTGGGAATAATTCTTGGAACTGATCATTTAAGATATTTAATTATGGAACCTAATACTCAAACAATAATTATTCTTGGGGATATTGGTTTGATTGGTTTAATGTTTTTTGCAGGCCTAAATAGCTCGTTGAGAAGATTTTATAGTGAACGACACGATGCTACAAGCATAGGTATTTTTTCTTTGCTAGTGCCTTTTATAATAGGTTTTTTTGTTTTCCACATCTTAGGTTTCTCTATTATCATTTCAGTAGTTGTAGGCATATGTTTGAGTATGACTGCTGAAGCTGAAAAAGCAAAGGAATTGATGGAAGTTGGAAAAATAAAAACAAGGGTTGGAACTGCTATTTTAGAATCTGGAATGATTGATAACATTCTTGGAATTTTAATCTTTATGCTTACCGCTTATTCTTTCAGCGTCAATACGTTTGGGCAATTTAGTTTACTTACCAGTGCAATAATTTCTTTCTTTGTAGGATTATTTCTGCAAGATTATTTAGTAGATAATAAAAAATCTTTGAACATCATTAGAAATATGTTACAGTATATTTTTATACCTTTTTTCTTTATTTCAATGGGAATATTTTTTGATATTAGTTATTTGGCAATTGAACCTGAAATAATAATTATGATAATATTTATAGGCGTTGTTTCTAAGTTAATAGGTGCTTTTTTAGCTAAAATCAACACTAATTTTACGTGGAAACAATTAAATTTGATTGGTTGGGCTATGAACAGCAGAGGTAGCACCGAATTGGCTATTGCACTTGTAGCTTTCAGGGCTGGTTTAATTCCTGATTATTTATTTTCAGCTTTGATATTATTAGCAATAATAAGCACTGTGTGGTTTCCTTTTATACTTAGAGAAATACTTATTAAGAATCCTAAAATTATGAATTGAAAATGAATATAGCCGAAATTGCTTACAAAGGAATTTTTCCTACGTATTCAGAATATAGAAATATAGAAGTTCAGTATTCTAATAAATTTAAATCTTTAAATGCCAATGTCAAATATGATTTTAATACAATTATTTTTTCTTTAAGCAAAGATTGGCTTGAATACTCTGAAGATCTAAGAATAGGTTTGATTCAGCACTTACTTTTGAAAGTTTATCCTAATAGAAAAAGCTCAAAAACAACAGAGCTAGATTTATATGAGAAGTTCATAAATAATCTAGGGAAATTTACAAAGATTGAAGATTCTGATGAAGAATTAATTGAAAGTTTTAATAGAGTTAATGAAATTTATTTTGACGGATTTATGGAT of the Candidatus Woesearchaeota archaeon genome contains:
- the xth gene encoding exodeoxyribonuclease III produces the protein MKIISWNVNGIRAAIKKGFEESMKKQNADIICIQETKINEELPVLKDYEQIWSFAEKKGYSGTAIFTKEKPLSIKKDFPHNGDANKEGRTILAEFKEFYLINVYVPNSGRGLTRLEYRKKWDEDFLKHLIGLEKEKPIIICGDFNVAHKEIDLANPKNNYNKTAGYTQTEINSMNLLQKQFIDTFRELNKEPDNYTWWSYMFNARAKNIGWRIDYFLISKKLKLKLKDAFILPDIMGSDHCPVGIELK
- a CDS encoding MFS transporter, with amino-acid sequence MVDVFLNKYMNRNISLLYIFSGLMWARFYIPVIALFYIASQVSVYEFTIILSVFALVTLLLEIPSGIVADFLGKKNTLIISTCLYLAELVIVSFANGFWPFLVAKIISGIGVSLASGTGAALLYDSLKKTGRIKEHKKISGIQFTIRYVSMGLVFTVGAFIFSFSVKMPAIISIPFIFLGLVLLFFIKEPFKTVKKFNYVNSLIHFKQGLKEFKFNENLRIFAFFSLIVGSIITIIQSTSSLFFEKIMIPVSLIGIISFIAAIVTAFMSKQSDHIEKNLKMKHSIYFIQFFIFLCVFLMSFMFPWWGVFFYLVLCGVNGFFEVIINHYVNELVASENRATMLSINNFFVHIGIFVLYPVFGVLTERFSMSLALLLFAVLFLVYSLVLNFSSDKLRFGKKV
- a CDS encoding cation:proton antiporter codes for the protein MNLLITIIIILILSFLALYISKKTKISGMVSLIFVGIILGTDHLRYLIMEPNTQTIIILGDIGLIGLMFFAGLNSSLRRFYSERHDATSIGIFSLLVPFIIGFFVFHILGFSIIISVVVGICLSMTAEAEKAKELMEVGKIKTRVGTAILESGMIDNILGILIFMLTAYSFSVNTFGQFSLLTSAIISFFVGLFLQDYLVDNKKSLNIIRNMLQYIFIPFFFISMGIFFDISYLAIEPEIIIMIIFIGVVSKLIGAFLAKINTNFTWKQLNLIGWAMNSRGSTELAIALVAFRAGLIPDYLFSALILLAIISTVWFPFILREILIKNPKIMN